One Apteryx mantelli isolate bAptMan1 chromosome 22, bAptMan1.hap1, whole genome shotgun sequence genomic region harbors:
- the IFT22 gene encoding intraflagellar transport protein 22 homolog isoform X3 — protein MLKVKVLLVGPCESGKSVLANFVSESIEGIGSYVPTQGVRILEYEKPNLNGSSKGAGCRFELWDCSGDQKFETCWPALMKDSHGVVIIFNPELPSHLKEIEMWYSCFVQQQPLLDSQCLLVAHHKPGHAGDTENLSLEFAAPASFHCLLAHILPLKLHSVMR, from the exons ATGTTGAAggtgaaggtgctgctggttgGGCCCTGTGAG TCTGGAAAATCGGTCTTGGCAAACTTTGTTTCAGAGAGCATCGAAGGGATTGGCAGCTATGTCCCAACGCAAGGTGTAAG GATCCTGGAATATGAGAAGCCAAACTTAAATGGTAGCAGCAAGGGAGCTGGGTGTCGGTTTGAGCTGTGGGACTGCAGTGGTGATCAGAA GTTTGAAACATGCTGGCCAGCTCTGATGAAGGACTCCCATGGCGTAGTAATTATCTTCAATCCTGAGCTGCCCAGTCACCTGAAAGAAATTGAAATGTGGTACTCCTGCTTTGTGCAACAGCAGCCATTGCTAGATAGTCAGTGTCTTCTAGTCGCACATCACAAGCCAGGCCATGCAGGGGACACAGAAAATCTGTCCTTGG AATTCGCTGCCCCAGCTTCTTTTCATTGTCTGCTGGCTCATATTCTGCCATTAAAGCTCCACTCAGTTATGAGATGA
- the IFT22 gene encoding intraflagellar transport protein 22 homolog isoform X2 has product MLKVKVLLVGPCESGKSVLANFVSESIEGIGSYVPTQGVRILEYEKPNLNGSSKGAGCRFELWDCSGDQKFETCWPALMKDSHGVVIIFNPELPSHLKEIEMWYSCFVQQQPLLDSQCLLVAHHKPGHAGDTENLSLADFFSVNCHMTLNVNAYFLQRIYLIIFYLTSKLLH; this is encoded by the exons ATGTTGAAggtgaaggtgctgctggttgGGCCCTGTGAG TCTGGAAAATCGGTCTTGGCAAACTTTGTTTCAGAGAGCATCGAAGGGATTGGCAGCTATGTCCCAACGCAAGGTGTAAG GATCCTGGAATATGAGAAGCCAAACTTAAATGGTAGCAGCAAGGGAGCTGGGTGTCGGTTTGAGCTGTGGGACTGCAGTGGTGATCAGAA GTTTGAAACATGCTGGCCAGCTCTGATGAAGGACTCCCATGGCGTAGTAATTATCTTCAATCCTGAGCTGCCCAGTCACCTGAAAGAAATTGAAATGTGGTACTCCTGCTTTGTGCAACAGCAGCCATTGCTAGATAGTCAGTGTCTTCTAGTCGCACATCACAAGCCAGGCCATGCAGGGGACACAGAAAATCTGTCCTTGG CTGACTTCTTCAGCGTGAACTGTCACATGACCTTGAACGTAAATGCTTATTTTCTACAAAGAATATacctaattattttttatttaacttcAAAGCTTCTCCACTGA
- the IFT22 gene encoding intraflagellar transport protein 22 homolog isoform X1, with the protein MLKVKVLLVGPCESGKSVLANFVSESIEGIGSYVPTQGVRILEYEKPNLNGSSKGAGCRFELWDCSGDQKFETCWPALMKDSHGVVIIFNPELPSHLKEIEMWYSCFVQQQPLLDSQCLLVAHHKPGHAGDTENLSLASPLNKLKLIHSNLEEDPEDVRMEFVKYFRSIINLLNESRDREEMSIIS; encoded by the exons ATGTTGAAggtgaaggtgctgctggttgGGCCCTGTGAG TCTGGAAAATCGGTCTTGGCAAACTTTGTTTCAGAGAGCATCGAAGGGATTGGCAGCTATGTCCCAACGCAAGGTGTAAG GATCCTGGAATATGAGAAGCCAAACTTAAATGGTAGCAGCAAGGGAGCTGGGTGTCGGTTTGAGCTGTGGGACTGCAGTGGTGATCAGAA GTTTGAAACATGCTGGCCAGCTCTGATGAAGGACTCCCATGGCGTAGTAATTATCTTCAATCCTGAGCTGCCCAGTCACCTGAAAGAAATTGAAATGTGGTACTCCTGCTTTGTGCAACAGCAGCCATTGCTAGATAGTCAGTGTCTTCTAGTCGCACATCACAAGCCAGGCCATGCAGGGGACACAGAAAATCTGTCCTTGG CTTCTCCACTGAACAAACTGAAACTAATACATTCCAACTTAGAAGAAGATCCTGAAGATGTTCGGATGGAATTTGTGAAATACTTTAGAAGCATTATCAACTTACTAAATGAGAGCAGAGACAGGGAAGAAATGTCAATTATCTCATAA